Proteins from one Oncorhynchus tshawytscha isolate Ot180627B linkage group LG16, Otsh_v2.0, whole genome shotgun sequence genomic window:
- the pdcd6 gene encoding programmed cell death protein 6 produces the protein MAYNSGSPYRGAPQQQQQQQYNNAAPGPDQGFLWNIFQRVDKDRSAVISDTELQQALSNGTWTPFNPVTVRSIISMFDRENKGGVNFNEFAGVWKYITDWQNIFRTYDRDNSGFIDKNELKQALTGFGYRLSDQFYNTLIEKFDRQRKGQVAFDDFIQCCIVLQRLTDVFRRYDTDQDGWIQVSYEQYLSMVFNVV, from the exons ATGGCATATAATTCCGGTAGTCCGTATAGAGGagctccacaacaacaacaacaacaacaatacaacaacGCAGCGCCGGGACCGGATCAAGGTTTTCTTTGGAATATATTTCAGAG AGTGGACAAGGACAGGAGCGCCGTGATATCAGACACAGAGCTGCAGCAGGCCTTATCGAACG GTACATGGACCCCATTCAACCCAGTGACGGTCCGATCAATCATAT CCATGTTTGACAGGGAGAACAAAGGAGGGGTGAACTTCAACGAGTTTGCCGGAGTGTGGAAGTACATCACGGACTGGCAGAACATCTTCCGCACCTACGACAGAGACAACTCGGGCTTCATCGACAAGAACGAGCTGAAGCAGGCACTGACTGGATTCG GGTATCGTCTCTCAGACCAGTTCTACAATACTCTCATAGAGAAGTTTGACAGGCAGAGGAAGGGACAAGTGGCCTTCGATGACTTCATCCAGTGTTGTATTGTTCTACAG AGGTTGACCGACGTGTTCAGGAGGTACGACACGGACCAAGACGGCTGGATCCAGGTTTCCTATGAACAGTATCTATCCATGGTGTTCAACGTTGTATAG